The DNA sequence CAAACACACCATACCTCCATCCTGCAGAGCATGCACAGGAGACACAGGAGGCCCCCTCTCAGGATGCTgagaaaggcaggaaggaagggcaaAGGAAGcgaggctgggctggggagcgGGAGCCCAGACACTCAGGTGAAAGAACAACCTCTATCTGTTGCTTCTCTCTTAAAAATGAAGCAGAGGAAACACTGGAGGTTTGTAGACAATGAACAGTCAAGACATGTTTCTGTCTAGCCTGctgaaaaggggaaggaggatgAAAAAGCGAGGCTCTCGGGCATCAGCAATCTCTTCAAATTCGAGATAAGTGCAAAAATGAGCCCTGTCTTGAACAGGTGCtccccaaaaaaaggaaagggtaGAAGAGAACTAAAGGGAAAACAGGAGAAGGACTGAGGTGTCAGTAACATTCTGGGAAGGAGAGGGACCCTGACAAGGAGGGGTCACAGAGGTGACAAGGAGACTGGCATTTTATCTGCCTAGGGCAGTTGACTAGGATGGATGTAGACTCCTCGCTGTAATGAGGCGAGGGGAGAGGCCATCCTGCCAGCCGGGACCCAGATGGGGACAGAACACACACAATCACAAGACCACCCACGACTATAGGACTCTACAATAAAAGCACAGGTCAGTGCCATTATTCACATTATAAGGATAAAACATCACAGGCCAAAAAGGCGCCGTCAGGAATGTGGCACCCGCGGGACTGCGGGATTTGAAACTCCAATGCTTTATGACCTATGTCAATGCCTCCCCTCCCGTCTTCTGCTTCCGTAGAAAGCTAACAGGGCAGCTGTTAGGTGCCCACAACACCAGGGTCGTGTGCTGATTCTGGAAGCGGGGAATCCGAGCAGTGGTACAGGAAACAGTTTCCCCAGCAGCTATAGCAGATGAGGAACAGAGCTGCCAGGAAAACCAAGGCACAAATTGTGCAAGGCTTCCGCTCCAGGAGGAAGCTGAGCAGGTAGAAGCCCATGAACATGGAGTGGCTGAACCACAGGGCGGGGTTGAGGGGCTTGGGGATGAGGAGGACGGGCAGCAGCCACTGGAGGCAATACATGATCTCTGCCGGGCAGGGCCTTCGCCAAGGCTGCCGGGCACCGCTGCAGGAACCGACCTAATGGGAGGCAGCGGGCGCAGGCGGCTGCCCTCCGCTTTCTTCAACCCTCTCTCCAGGAGCTGAGCCGCTGTGCTCTCTGGCTGTCAGCCCGGGATCACCAAGGCAGCAGGGATCCTGAAGAGAAAAGTCAACACAACAGACAAACAGACAaagaacagacagacagacaaaaaaaaaaaagaacaggaacagaaTGTATACTTATTTGGGAAAATGGATCATGGTTAACAACAGTTAAATGTGAATGCCctttcctccccacccacccGAGGAAGTTCTACTCCTCTCCAAGCCACCAGTTCAGGAAGCCTCCTGAGGCGTCTCCCTGGGGTTTCCACTGGGGAGGGGTCCCCCAGAGGGCTCTGGCACGGTCTGCACAGTGGACTGGCTTTGCCTGGGTCCTGCCCGGCAGAGATCATGTATCGCCTCCTGGGGCTGCGGCCCGTCCTCAGAGGGCCCAGACCTCACAATACCGCCCTGTGGTTGCCACAGGACCTCCATGGGTTCCATACTGTGCCCCCATGTGGTAAAGAAGGGTTCTGTAGCTAGTCTCTCTCCCAGCACAGATGCTGAGCTGGAGCAACCAGTGAGTGGTGAGTTAAAGCAGTCAGCAGCATACTGCAGGACCAGTATGAGGGTGGGCAATGGATCCTTGCAAGCTCTGGTCTGGGAAGCTACAGCAGTGGCTGGGcaccaaatattttaagatgacAGCCTGGGCTGGTCTTGTTTTTTTCAAACAGTCCAGTGTCATTTTGCCAAAACCAAACAACTTCTTCGAAAGTCGATGTAGGGAAAAGAATCACTACACTACTTCAACCAAACTGAACTCCCTTGGATCATTATGCCTCCATCTGCTGCTGGCATTGTACAGAACCTGACCTCCATGagcttttaatcaaaattaatttcCTATCCATGTAGGGGTGAGTGCCAGTTAGTCTCCATGCCAGGTAGCTTGTTGGAGAGAGGTGCTTTCCGCAGGCCAACCAGGCGCTGGGCCCCGCTGCACACCCGGTTTTGGTCTTCCCATGTACAAATGCAACATTCCATGGAGGGAACCACCAGGCTGGTGCTCTGAGAGGGACCCGCAAAACCCACGCTCAACTAGGGAAGCACAAGACAAGCGCAGAGAGGGACTCGCTTCACTATGAAACGGAGCTACCCAGCTACAGTAGCCCAAGCCTTGGCGGCTGTGGAGAAATCCGGCTCAGTGCTCCAGCCCTGTGGAACAAGGGATACAAAGACCCAAGCAAGCTGAGGCAGACCTACCAGGATCTGGGGGAGGGGTGCGGAAGGCAGAGATTGAAATGATCTGTCCTGCAGAAAACTCTTCCGAACACATTCCGACCCCTTCTCGGTAGAGCTCATTCCTTTCGCGCACACAAAGGGCGCCaatccttctctcttccctcccacaGAGTAGACACTATAGCTTTTGCGGTACGAGTGCAGTGTCCTGGCCCGGGTCCCCACAGTAGCCACCGCCACTGCTGCAGATACCGATCTTCTCGCTACCATAAAAAGCGGGATGTTAAGAATCACCGAAGGATTCTTGCTCTGGGACTCCCGTGAACCAGAGGACATTGTAAATTAGGAGAGTGCTGAGCAGGGGCCTCCGATGCCATGACTCCTGGAaggagtatcttttttttttctctaccggGCTGATGACCCCTCCCATAACTTAAGGTTTTCCACCAGTGCGGGAGGTACGTTCTGGCATAGCACTGGACATTGGGCTCAAATTTACAGGCCAGAGCTTAGAGAGAGGGGCGCCACAACAGGAGGCTTGCATTCCCTACCCTTGCCCTCTACTCTACCCAGAGTTGTGACGCCCCTCCATTTTACACCGAAATTCAAAAGCGGGCATGGCGGAATCTTCTGGAAGGGGGCTAAGATGAGACTCAGGAGGCGGGGGTCAGTGTGAAAAGAGCagatggattatttttttctcgCTTGGCGAATGAAGAGCGCCCCCCGCCACCCCTCCTCTTGGACAGCCCCCCCAAGCGCGCATGCGCAGTTAGGTGGCGGGAGGGTACTTAAGGCGCGGCCGCGGCCGCTGCGGCAGTACGCCCAACAGCGGACTCCGAGAGACCAGCAGATCTCGGCGAACCCTTGCTCTCTCGACTACCCTCTCGGGACTCTCGGAACCATGGCGGCAGTGGCAGCGGCCTCGGCTGAACTGCTCATCATCGGCTGGTACATCTTCCGCGTGCTGCTGCAGGTAAGCGTGTGGGAACTCCAGGTCGAAGAGGGCTCCTGGTGCGCGCATCCCGATCCCACAAACCCTGCGTCGCGATTGCCGCCTCCCGAACCCATCCTATCCCGACTGCCGCGATCCCTGTCCGCCCAAGTGCCGCTGCGGCACCGCGCGCCCCTCGCGGGTTCCCTGCGCCCACCTCCTCGAGCAGACCCTTCCCAGTGCGCCCGCGCCCAGCTGGGAACAAAGACTCG is a window from the Urocitellus parryii isolate mUroPar1 chromosome 6, mUroPar1.hap1, whole genome shotgun sequence genome containing:
- the Blcap gene encoding apoptosis inducing factor BLCAP, coding for MYCLQWLLPVLLIPKPLNPALWFSHSMFMGFYLLSFLLERKPCTICALVFLAALFLICYSCWGNCFLYHCSDSPLPESAHDPGVVGT
- the Nnat gene encoding neuronatin isoform X2, producing the protein MDYFFLAWRMKSAPRHPSSWTAPPSAHAQLGGGRVLKARPRPLRQYAQQRTPRDQQISANPCSLDYPLGTLGTMAAVAAASAELLIIGWYIFRVLLQVFRYSLQKLAYTVSRTGRQVLGERRQRAPN
- the Nnat gene encoding neuronatin isoform X1; the encoded protein is MDYFFLAWRMKSAPRHPSSWTAPPSAHAQLGGGRVLKARPRPLRQYAQQRTPRDQQISANPCSLDYPLGTLGTMAAVAAASAELLIIGWYIFRVLLQVFLECCIYWVGFAFRNPPGTQPIARSEVFRYSLQKLAYTVSRTGRQVLGERRQRAPN